A segment of the Excalfactoria chinensis isolate bCotChi1 chromosome Z, bCotChi1.hap2, whole genome shotgun sequence genome:
AGAGTTCCAAGCCTTACATTCCATATATTGTAGgtaaatttctgtttcttgcttctcaagcctttctttatttcaaagcctattcctctcttcttttgtcttcttgTACCTCCTTCTTTGCTATTCTCTTGTACCCATGGAGCTTCTCAAGCCTCAGGCTCTTTTTCAAGCAGTTGTACTCTCCCTTTCTCCTAGATATTATCTCTCATTACTCTCTCATTACTAATGATCTTCCAAGAAGATTACGTAAATTCATGTCTCCTTGCACAAGTTTACCACCCACTTACCTCTCATGTAACTAAGTAATTTGATTTTAATGGGAAGTGGGAGTTACCAACACACTTTTCACCCACTCTCTAACCAATGCAATGTAtgtaaatggagaaaaaattaCCACTTCCCTGTTTGTTCTGGAGGTTTCCAAGAAAGGACGTGAAGTAGCTGATAGGAGTTTGCATGCCTTAAGGCCAAACCAACTTCCACTACAGACGACTTCCTAAATCAGACTGTGTTACTGCAATGTACCATCCATACAACTATGGCTCTTGTATGACTGCTAGTTCTGGCTAAGAACTCAGGCTAGAATTTCAAACCAGAAAGAAGAACATATgtataaatcacagaatcacagaatggcttggattgaaagggaccttgaagatcacccAATTCCAGCCCCTGGCTaacccccttcccccccccccacgatcaggctgcccagggccccatccaaccaaGCAACACTTCCTTAACCAACaagtgcatttttctttgcatgacTTCATACTCAATAgaatattgaaaaagaaaataggtgttcttttgctgcagctctttTATATAATGTATTAAGCACTTTGATAAAGATTTTTTCAGGAACGGTTCAGGTTCTACACTTACCTCTTACCTGGTTTCACACCaatgagcagctcagcactccTACAGCACTTCTCCCCAGAAGGACGGAAAATAggatgaggaaaataaaggctTGTGGACTGAAGTAAGAACAGAGAGATCACTCACCAGGTAACGTCATTCTGGCTGTATTTGTCTTGAAAGACAACAGCTCTCATGAGGATAAAAAGGAACATCAAGGATGTTCTCATCAGGGCTGTTGTGAGGCAAAGCTGGGAGGGTGGTATAAAGGCTGGTACTGAAGGGAAGCTGTCTGCAGGCCTCCAGTACGGCTGTCTGCATGAGTTTGCCCTGCAAACTGCTGCACAGTGCTTACTCAGGCTGGCCGTGGTGCTGTGGGTAGCCCTGTGAGAATCAATACATTATCCTGTCCTAAATTCAGGACACCAACAATACATGTTCCATATCTGTTTATAGGAAGGCTCTCAACTGCCAGATCCTGTATGTATAACTATTCCAGGCTGTTTGAGCTATCAGAACCTGTTAATTCAGTGCCAGTGTTAACTGAGCCATTTTTGTAAGGGTATCCAGAAGAGTGTCTGCTCCTTTAAGGGCATCTGATCAAGGACCTTTTACAAGGGATAATAAAAGGGAAGACATTATGGGAACCAAGCCTAGTCAGTCACATCAGTCACATTAACTGATGAGAGCATGTGAGAGTGCAGGCATGTTATTTCAGCAAGATGATCTGATTGAGAACTTCTAAGGTGGGAGACAACCACAGGACACAAGCCCCCTCACCCCCACTAACACTAATTGGCAAGCCAGCCAGATACAGGCaccatttattttcaggaaggaTTAACCTTAAGACTGTGAATCAAGGGGCCTGGACTGGGAGAGTGCAAAAACTCCAGAGCTCTGCAAACCCAAGGATGTGTgcggggaggggagaagggaacTGGAAGAACAAGGGGACGGGACAGGTAGGAAAAGGcattaccagaaaaaaaacttgttttctaCTGGAGAATGtatttgaaactgaaaatatacGTACTATTCAGACTCCAGAAATGAAAGTGGCCTTCTAGTTCACCAAAATTGATGCAAGAAATCCCTCTGTGCCACACTTGTAGGGCGTAATGCAAGAACTTCTCCGCTGAAACCAAGAGTAGTTTAGGCAGAGTAGTTAAATCTGAAGCACCTCCTTCAGAACATTCTTAGGAATACACGAAGATTTGCATCAGATACTGAGTGATCAGATAGTCAGGAAAACTACAACGAGAAAATTCTTCACTATTTCAATTCCTTTATTGATAGTACAGTGCAGCAACatcaactgaaataaatacagtttgtaTTATAGTATAAAAATATAACCCTTGAAGTTTGTACTGTGCTAGGACTTAAGTATTGAGCCTAAAAAGCTGACACATAACATTTTATCTTAAATAACATGGAAGACAGGTACGCTCAACCAAATGGATttagtaatgttttctttcattaggTGACAAGCACACAAAGGCCAGTTTATTAGTCTGTTGTAACCATACGTCAGACTTCAGTTGAGAGCCGAGAGCAAACTAACAGTGTTTCCaagttctctctttctccttgctgTCTCTCCACAGCACAGTGGTTCTACAGACACAACAAACTTTGGATAGCATCGTTTATCCAGAAAAGCATTACTCAGACAACCAGCTTAAGGCACCACGGTTTCCACAACAGATGCATTAACTGGGGAAAAGATTAGAAAGAGTCTATTAGAGTTCAGCTACAGTACTATGATAAACATGGGCTTTTTTAATTTGAAGATACAGGACAACACATTCCGTTGACTAGCGCGGCTGCTATTTAATCATCCCCAAAAGAGTAAAATGTAGTAACGCCAAAATGTTACAACTTCAAGAATGCCTCAAACCTTCACCTAGATAtattctctctttaaaaaaataatcaaaaaatCAACTGTCACTCTCACACAACAATTTTTACAGAGTTTTACATACAATTCCCAACAAGTTACACAGAACTCCGATTTCATTCTAAAGAAAGTATTCCTAACTGCTGATAAGCGAACTTGCTTCCTAAGACAGTCCAAGGAGGAAGGCAGATGTGCGTTTAACAACCAGGCAGCAAAACTGTTGGCGTCTTTGGAGAGGAGTGTGTACATCACCTTGGCAACGCAGATCAAAACTTCTATTCTAACGAGTACTCGTGTGAAAATGAGTGTCTCCTCAGCGCCTTCTGCCTGCTACCAACAAAATGGATGAACAGCTCGTTTAAACGACTTCAAGTTTCTCTGTAATTTCCACATAGCCAACCAGTCTCCTTGATTCACTCAAGCTCTCTTCCCTAGTAATATCCCCTGGTGATGGCTGAAAGGTAAAACAATACGAGTGGAACTAGCATTGTAACAGCACTTGCCACAAAGAAGACGCAGCAAGATATCTGCTTAAAACCCTCTTACACCTTCAAACAAGATGCAGCATCCCAACAGACTAGGACAAGGAGTAAATTCATAAAGTTATATTACAGAATCGTGCACTCTCAGATTACAGTTCTGCCACAGAACTACAGTTCAGACATATCCACAGAATTATTCTCAACTTCAGAAAACATTCCCCTTCCATCGTAAGCCAGTATCAAATACAACAATGAAAGAGATGTGGCAACTTACCTACCTCCCCTTACtaagaagggaaagaaacacatttatcTTTGGATTCGCATTACGTACTTCAAGTAGTCGTATCCACGCTCCTATTCATcttgcccctctgctgtgcaTACATTTCAGAGTGGGGAATAGTGCCATTACTTGTAGCAGTACCCAATTCCTTGTTGATACATTACTTCATTAATTCCCCAAGGCTTTCATTTGTATGGACTACTTGGTCAACAAAACCACTTGGCCCAGAGGGTTGATGGGATTTTTCTGTGCCTTACACTAACTTTAATCTTGAAGTCAGTCGGTATGTTGTCAGTACAATGAAAACCCTAAGTTTCTCCTCATCTAAGAAAACTGCcagcagcaaataaaatgcagctCTTCTGCCTTACAGCCCAAAGAACAGAAGTCTTTTTGTATGACTTCCATGACTTTAGAGCCCAAAACTTCAAAGCACGCCAACTTTCATCCTATCATTCATTTCCCGAATTTCAGCAACACACTTCCTCAGAAGGAAGCTACAGAGGTCTTGTACCTTCAAGTGCACTTTCAACTGTACAGAAATGTATCTCAGATTCCAGTAACTCAAAGAGCAACAGCGACTTCCTTTAATTCaaataaagttaaaataaataatttcagttgAAATGATAGTTTCAACTATAACACCTGTACAGCATATTAGACAAAACAAGAACCAGGAGAACTGTTCTTGTCAAATCACTGGCTTCCTGCACCACAGGAAATTTTTTTGCTCGATATCAAAATTTTCCAAGCTACTATCTACAACGCCAATGTTAGAATGATATCAAATTGGGAAAAGAGGTGGGAGTGTAAACTCCATCCTAAAAACTGACACTCTTCTCTTAAGTGAACTCTACACATCCTAGGCCTGAAGAGGTCATAATCAACTTTGGTTATGTTCCACGTGTGCCATCTTTAggatagacagatagatagtATCAATAAGGACCTAGGACAGCTTTTACTCCATTTACATGACTTAGTTTTGAGTTGGTTCCAAACTCATTACCCAAAAAGATATGACAACAAAGTACCTACATAAGCAGTGCAAATGTAAGAGCTCCACACacgcatacacacacacacacacataaagagtgtttgctttttttttcagtggttgTCAACTATTTTGCCCCCTGGCAGATGAAAGAAGTTGTCTTCTTTGAGTTTAAGATGTTCTGGTAAATCTAGTTGTCTTTTTGCCTCTTCTATGTCTTCCTGAATTGCTGCAATGAGTGCAtctaaaaacaggaaaacagggACATTTGAAAGCTGAACACAGAATAACAACTGAAAATACCTTCTTCCAGACAATACCAGAAAACCACAGAGGTAGAATATAATGATCACTGCAAGGCTTGAAAGgcaacagtttttgttttcaaatatagCAGTGCTTATATTGGTGGGAAATGCGATCTGACATCTCCTTGATCCAAAAGGAATTTTGGAAATAAGATCAACAGAGCTTGCTGAACTGTTTCAAATCCACAAGAGCTGCATCGTAAAAAGTAAACAGGTAAGGCTGACGCTTTTACGACAGCCTGGTGATTCTGGCATTACTTCTCAGGCAACTGAAATTTAGACTTGAAATTAGATGCAGAAAGGCTTCTGTtcctttgttctgctttttaatttaacttaTGCGTTATCTCATGAAAACACTGTACTGAAATTCCAAATGACAGCAGGTACAGCAGCTAATTACTTAGAAACAGACAGCCAAAGAATAGCacttgaataaataaaacacttaagAAAGTAATTCTAGTGTGGCCTGCAGTACTGACCTAAGGAATCAAAGTTCTTTTCTGGTCGAATATATCCAACAATTGCTATACTAAGAATTTCTCCATAGAAGTCTTCTTTGAAGGTGTGGATAATGTGTGtctcctgaaggaaaaaaaataagttggCATTTGCAATGGACTTAAAGCTTATTTCCCCATACCGTAAGGGACGTTTATCTAATACCCGTAAGTTAAATTATCCGTAACACATACCAAGAGAACAGAGACATTCAGTTTAACATCTGTAATGCAATACTAAGAGGCTAcggcttttgctttttttgttttctggttgtttgggtttgtttttaagagaaggCGAATTGTACTTTGCATGGGATTTAAAAATTACTCACCTAAGATTTTCTGATTGCCAAATTAAGAAGATAGTAATTAAAAAGCCATGATTTCTCACCAGTTCCCAGAGTTAGCATTtccacagcagcaagcagtatttgcaaagcagcaaaaaacaagaacaactggaacaggttgcccaaggaggttgcggttgccccatccctggaggcattcaaggccaggctggatgtggctctgggcagcctggtctggtggttggcaaccctgcacatagcagggggttgaaacagATGAttactgtggtccttttcaacccaggccattctgtcaCTCTATGATACTATTCTAAATCACAAAGAAAGCTTAATGTTTCATCATCAAGTTGATGGAAGAACTACAAAGACCTGAACTTGAAATGGCTGACTTAGGGACAGCTTTTACAGCCAGCTCTAAATGATAAGATTCTGGGAACTGAATAACAGAAATCCAGGAGCAAAGGCTGAGAGAAAGGATTCCCCGTCCCACACCTTGCTCAGAAAAAATAGCTGCAAAAAATTTGGTGCATGTTTGTTGGCACAGCTAAGCACCACTATTCTTGCCTGAATAAAAGTGTTTTCAACAATT
Coding sequences within it:
- the LOC140264506 gene encoding riboflavin kinase-like, whose translation is MRHLPYFCRGEVVKGFGRGSKELGVPTANFSEQVVESFPADISTGIYYGWACVGSGDVHKMVLSVGWNPFYKNTKKSVETHIIHTFKEDFYGEILSIAIVGYIRPEKNFDSLDALIAAIQEDIEEAKRQLDLPEHLKLKEDNFFHLPGGKIVDNH